In one window of Frigoriglobus tundricola DNA:
- a CDS encoding acyltransferase family protein — translation MPALAPTSASPAPPARVASVDAYRGLVMFLMMAEVLHLAAMKKAFPGSGFWAFLAYHQDHVAWRGCSLHDLIQPSFSFLVGVALPFSLASRHARGQSVWVSWLHAVWRAVVLVALGIFLRSVGQQQTNWLFTDTLSQIGLGYVFLFALGHVRAVWQWAAVGAILVGYWAAFALYPLPAPDFDYKAVSGLPVEARPTGFAAHWDKNTNAAWAFDVWFRNQFPRDTPFTHESGGYATLSFVPTLATMVLGLIAGGWLRSDRRPWAKVSLFVAVGFVLLASGWALDATGVCPSVKRIWTPAWVLFSGGWCFLFLAGFAALLDTGLNGAWAYPLVVIGANSIAAYVGVHLLDDFILGSIRTHFGPDLFDRAGAYKPLATGFTLLAVYWLVLWWMYRRRMFVKV, via the coding sequence ATGCCCGCACTCGCTCCAACTTCTGCGTCGCCCGCTCCGCCGGCTCGTGTCGCGTCGGTGGACGCGTACCGCGGGCTCGTCATGTTCCTGATGATGGCCGAAGTGCTGCACCTGGCGGCGATGAAGAAGGCGTTCCCCGGCTCCGGGTTCTGGGCGTTCCTCGCGTATCACCAGGACCACGTCGCGTGGCGCGGGTGTTCGCTGCACGATCTCATTCAGCCGTCGTTCTCGTTCCTCGTCGGCGTGGCGCTGCCCTTTTCGCTCGCGTCGCGCCACGCCCGCGGGCAGTCGGTGTGGGTCAGTTGGCTGCACGCGGTCTGGCGCGCCGTGGTCCTCGTCGCGCTGGGCATCTTCCTGCGCTCCGTCGGCCAACAGCAGACGAACTGGCTCTTTACGGACACGCTCTCGCAGATCGGGCTCGGCTATGTGTTCCTGTTCGCCCTGGGGCACGTTCGCGCGGTCTGGCAATGGGCCGCGGTGGGCGCCATTCTCGTCGGGTACTGGGCCGCGTTCGCGCTGTACCCGCTGCCGGCGCCGGATTTCGACTACAAGGCCGTCAGTGGGCTCCCGGTCGAGGCGCGCCCGACCGGGTTCGCGGCCCACTGGGACAAGAACACGAACGCGGCGTGGGCGTTCGACGTGTGGTTCCGCAACCAGTTCCCGCGCGACACGCCGTTCACGCACGAGAGCGGCGGGTACGCGACTCTCAGTTTCGTTCCCACACTGGCGACGATGGTTCTCGGCCTGATCGCCGGCGGGTGGCTCCGATCGGACCGCCGGCCGTGGGCGAAAGTGTCGCTTTTTGTTGCGGTCGGGTTCGTGCTGCTGGCGTCCGGGTGGGCACTCGACGCGACCGGGGTGTGCCCGAGCGTGAAACGCATCTGGACGCCGGCGTGGGTGCTGTTCAGCGGCGGGTGGTGCTTCTTGTTCCTCGCCGGCTTCGCGGCGCTGCTCGATACGGGGCTGAACGGCGCGTGGGCGTACCCGCTCGTCGTGATCGGGGCGAACTCCATCGCCGCGTACGTCGGTGTCCACCTCCTCGATGACTTCATCCTCGGCTCGATCCGAACCCACTTTGGGCCGGACCTGTTCGATCGCGCCGGGGCATACAAACCCCTGGCGACCGGGTTCACGCTGCTGGCGGTATACTGGCTCGTTCTGTGGTGGATGTACCGTCGGAGGATGTTCGTAAAGGTGTGA
- a CDS encoding WD40 repeat domain-containing protein, giving the protein MTGSVLRVRLAAVAALALVVVGSVESQEPDAPTPKELKEAVGVLRDVYETDYQAAEIDAKAKVVLARKLFDGAPKRKTAVLQYAFYDEARRLAATGGDSRLALDALVALTSRFKGAPPELASETLKLLGAAGLPPGAAAGLIALASEAAADALDREDYAGAVALGKLLVKVSEPPEDPTRHAEAKKLLARAESLKTAVDTIKTKPDDPFANEVLGRYWALTRGRWDVGVKYLARGTNVLLAAAAVKDAAEPKTAKERTAAADAWFKLAKDYRGAEHRVLIDRAWEWYSAALAVAAGDEDLKPAERIKEIQETYPELFDQTLEGHTGAVAAVAVTPDGKTLVSVSNDKTVRLWDGGTGKLRKVLDGHTDWVGSLVLTRDGARAVTAGGDNTIRVWDLKAQKELKVIEGHTVAVRGLALTADGRTLISGAGDKTCRAWDLATGTELKRYGSGKDAVESVAVTLDGKYVLAGNDAGGVTVYEAKSGDVVSTYDKHEGARVPTIVTTADGKTAISGGRDKDIHVWDIATGKEIRRFKGHSDYVYQLALSPDGKSLLSASSDKTVCVWDVRSGKELKKFEGHTDGVQGACFAPDGRFVFSASWDRSIRKWRLSTVLAAGMKKVD; this is encoded by the coding sequence ATGACCGGTTCGGTGCTCCGGGTTCGATTGGCCGCGGTGGCGGCCCTGGCCCTCGTGGTCGTCGGGTCGGTCGAATCTCAAGAGCCCGACGCGCCGACGCCCAAGGAACTCAAGGAGGCGGTGGGTGTCCTGAGGGACGTGTACGAAACGGATTACCAGGCCGCCGAGATCGACGCCAAGGCCAAGGTGGTACTGGCCCGCAAATTGTTCGACGGCGCGCCGAAGCGGAAGACGGCCGTGCTCCAGTACGCGTTCTACGACGAGGCCCGGCGCCTGGCGGCCACCGGCGGTGACTCGCGGCTCGCCCTGGACGCGCTCGTGGCGCTCACCTCCCGGTTCAAGGGCGCGCCGCCCGAACTCGCCAGCGAAACGCTCAAGTTGCTCGGCGCCGCCGGCCTGCCCCCCGGCGCCGCGGCCGGTCTCATCGCGCTCGCCTCAGAGGCGGCGGCCGATGCCCTGGACCGCGAGGACTACGCCGGGGCCGTCGCACTGGGCAAGTTGCTCGTGAAGGTGTCCGAACCGCCGGAAGATCCGACCCGCCACGCCGAGGCCAAGAAGTTACTGGCCCGCGCCGAGTCACTGAAGACCGCGGTGGACACCATCAAGACGAAGCCCGACGATCCCTTTGCCAATGAGGTTCTCGGCCGGTACTGGGCGCTCACGCGCGGGCGCTGGGACGTGGGGGTGAAGTACCTCGCGCGGGGGACGAACGTGCTGTTGGCGGCGGCAGCGGTCAAGGACGCCGCGGAGCCGAAGACGGCGAAGGAGCGAACCGCCGCCGCCGACGCGTGGTTCAAGTTGGCCAAGGACTACAGAGGGGCCGAACACCGGGTGCTGATCGACCGGGCGTGGGAGTGGTACTCGGCCGCACTGGCGGTCGCCGCGGGGGACGAAGACCTGAAGCCCGCGGAACGGATCAAAGAGATTCAGGAGACGTACCCCGAACTCTTCGACCAGACACTCGAGGGCCACACCGGCGCGGTCGCCGCCGTGGCCGTCACCCCGGACGGCAAGACGCTCGTGTCCGTCAGCAACGACAAGACGGTTCGTCTCTGGGACGGCGGCACCGGCAAGCTCCGAAAGGTCCTCGACGGGCACACCGACTGGGTCGGGAGCCTGGTTCTCACGCGGGACGGTGCTCGGGCCGTGACCGCCGGAGGCGACAACACCATTCGCGTGTGGGACCTCAAGGCGCAAAAGGAGCTGAAAGTCATCGAGGGGCACACCGTTGCGGTCCGCGGACTCGCGCTCACGGCCGACGGGAGAACGCTCATCTCCGGTGCCGGCGACAAAACGTGCCGGGCGTGGGATCTGGCAACCGGAACGGAACTCAAACGGTACGGGTCCGGTAAGGACGCGGTCGAGAGCGTGGCCGTAACGCTGGACGGAAAGTACGTGCTGGCCGGCAACGACGCGGGGGGCGTCACCGTGTACGAAGCGAAGAGCGGCGACGTGGTGAGTACGTACGACAAACACGAGGGCGCGCGGGTGCCCACGATCGTGACGACCGCCGACGGTAAGACGGCCATTTCGGGCGGCCGCGACAAGGACATCCACGTCTGGGACATCGCCACCGGGAAGGAGATCCGGCGCTTCAAGGGCCATTCCGATTACGTGTACCAACTCGCCCTCAGTCCCGATGGCAAGTCGCTCCTCTCCGCGAGTTCGGACAAGACGGTGTGCGTCTGGGACGTTCGCTCCGGGAAGGAGCTGAAGAAGTTCGAGGGGCACACCGACGGCGTGCAAGGTGCGTGCTTCGCGCCGGACGGGCGGTTCGTGTTCTCCGCGAGCTGGGATCGATCGATTCGGAAGTGGCGGCTCTCCACGGTGTTGGCCGCCGGTATGAAGAAGGTGGACTGA
- the pdxA gene encoding 4-hydroxythreonine-4-phosphate dehydrogenase PdxA, with protein MYALPRVAITMGDPAGVGPELCLRLLRDERVLNLCHPIVFGDAGVLNRVARQLDWPAPGRVIDRTDWARAGAVIDGPCVLDLKALDARAVEPGRVSAICGRAAYDFVTLAIDEALAGRVDAIATAPLHKEALHAAGVPFPGHTEILSSRTGADRSCMMLTADAITCSLVTVHVGYGAVPALLTEKSVRDTIDLTAEALRRIRGRAPRLIVCGLNPHAGEHGLFGEGEEERIIAPAIESARAAGTDVRGPLPPDTAFLPKYRAACDAYVCMYHDQGLIPLKALAFEEAVNVTLGLPIVRTSVDHGTAFDIAWQGVADVSSFVQAVKLAVKLCRPGIG; from the coding sequence ATGTACGCGCTCCCTCGGGTGGCGATTACGATGGGCGATCCGGCCGGCGTCGGCCCGGAATTGTGTCTGCGCCTGCTCCGCGACGAGCGCGTTCTGAACCTGTGCCACCCGATCGTGTTCGGTGACGCCGGCGTGTTGAACCGGGTCGCCCGACAGCTCGACTGGCCCGCACCGGGGCGCGTCATCGACCGGACGGACTGGGCGCGTGCGGGTGCTGTGATTGACGGCCCATGCGTCCTCGACCTGAAAGCACTCGATGCGCGTGCCGTCGAACCGGGGCGGGTGTCTGCCATCTGCGGAAGAGCGGCGTACGACTTCGTGACTCTGGCCATTGATGAAGCGCTCGCGGGCCGCGTGGACGCCATCGCCACCGCCCCGCTCCACAAAGAAGCGCTCCACGCGGCCGGCGTCCCCTTCCCCGGCCACACCGAGATTCTCAGTAGCCGCACCGGCGCGGACCGCTCGTGCATGATGCTCACGGCGGACGCGATCACGTGCAGCCTCGTCACCGTTCACGTCGGGTACGGGGCGGTGCCGGCACTCCTCACCGAAAAGAGCGTGCGTGACACCATCGACCTGACGGCCGAAGCGCTGCGCCGCATCCGCGGCCGCGCGCCGCGGCTGATCGTGTGCGGTCTGAACCCGCACGCGGGCGAACACGGGCTGTTCGGCGAGGGCGAAGAGGAACGCATCATCGCCCCGGCGATCGAATCCGCCCGGGCGGCCGGCACCGACGTGCGTGGACCGCTCCCGCCGGACACGGCGTTCCTACCCAAGTACCGCGCCGCGTGCGACGCGTACGTGTGCATGTACCACGACCAGGGACTGATCCCGCTGAAGGCGCTGGCCTTCGAAGAGGCCGTGAACGTGACCCTCGGGCTCCCGATCGTCCGCACCAGTGTCGATCACGGCACCGCGTTCGACATCGCGTGGCAGGGGGTCGCCGACGTCTCCAGTTTCGTTCAGGCCGTGAAACTCGCCGTGAAATTGTGCCGCCCCGGAATTGGATAG
- a CDS encoding HDOD domain-containing protein: MFFKTFTSLFRGPPRLPIEPANLLKDLGKVETFPTLSDTTIRALELIHDPSSALAEVSDLVRRDAVLAVSLLKMANSIAYRGKHEIDDVRQAAVRLGKRGCLRVITSLGLKTVFRHRVAEARTACESLHRHALFTASLAAHLNILGDFGYQGEEFTAGLLHDIGRVIICVRVPEAFFRADPMSFREDATVLSQEREVLNIDHCEVGYRFAQANGLPDSVAATILNHHFPRAEEHHRDLVALVNLADALANHVQRERKLAGFKLEACPAYKILKKRLPPDVIDRFPAAVSGAVIKALRETRAMLHISAL; encoded by the coding sequence ATGTTCTTCAAAACCTTTACATCGCTGTTTCGTGGGCCTCCCCGGCTGCCGATCGAGCCGGCGAACCTGCTCAAGGACCTGGGCAAGGTCGAAACCTTCCCGACCCTTTCCGATACCACCATTCGCGCGCTCGAACTCATCCACGACCCCAGTTCCGCGCTGGCGGAGGTGTCCGATCTTGTGCGGCGCGACGCCGTCCTGGCCGTGTCGCTCCTGAAAATGGCAAACTCGATTGCGTATCGAGGCAAGCACGAGATCGACGACGTGCGACAGGCCGCCGTAAGACTTGGGAAACGGGGCTGCCTCCGCGTGATTACTTCCCTGGGCCTCAAGACCGTGTTCCGGCACCGCGTCGCGGAAGCCCGGACGGCGTGCGAGAGCCTGCACCGGCACGCCCTCTTCACGGCGAGCCTGGCCGCGCACCTCAATATCCTCGGCGACTTCGGCTATCAGGGAGAGGAGTTCACAGCCGGCCTGCTTCACGACATCGGCCGCGTCATTATTTGCGTCCGTGTACCGGAGGCGTTTTTTCGCGCCGACCCGATGTCGTTCCGCGAGGACGCTACCGTGCTGTCCCAGGAGCGCGAGGTTCTGAACATCGATCACTGTGAGGTCGGTTACCGCTTTGCACAAGCCAACGGCCTGCCCGATTCCGTGGCCGCAACGATCCTCAACCACCATTTCCCCCGCGCCGAGGAGCACCACCGCGATCTGGTCGCGCTCGTCAACCTTGCCGACGCGCTGGCCAATCACGTGCAGAGGGAAAGGAAACTGGCCGGGTTCAAACTCGAGGCCTGTCCCGCTTATAAGATCTTGAAGAAGAGGCTGCCGCCCGATGTGATCGATCGGTTCCCGGCGGCGGTTTCGGGCGCGGTCATCAAGGCGCTCCGAGAAACGCGCGCCATGCTTCACATCTCGGCACTTTGA
- a CDS encoding head GIN domain-containing protein translates to MIRFGFLSSALIGGGLLALATTARDPVDGSGVPATEERFVGDVTEVTFSGIGEMTIVQGVVPSLSVTADDNVLPALETKVNGRKLTVQTRSRSTISPKTKITYTLTTPRLESVTVSGAGNVRTEKFIGDALTVKLSGAGNARLRDANFKSLNVNVSGAGTASASGSAEKLTLRISGAGDVEAAALKTGTSDVQISGAGNATVWATEALKARVSGAGGIKYKGAPQVEQKVSGAGSVRALNG, encoded by the coding sequence ATGATCCGTTTCGGCTTCCTGTCCTCCGCCCTCATCGGCGGCGGGCTGCTCGCCCTGGCCACCACCGCCCGCGACCCCGTGGACGGGTCCGGGGTTCCGGCCACCGAAGAACGCTTCGTGGGCGACGTCACCGAGGTGACGTTCTCTGGCATCGGTGAAATGACCATCGTTCAGGGCGTGGTGCCGTCGCTGAGCGTGACCGCCGACGACAACGTGCTCCCCGCCCTCGAAACGAAGGTGAACGGCCGTAAGTTGACCGTACAAACGCGCTCGCGCAGCACGATCAGCCCGAAGACGAAAATCACCTATACACTCACGACGCCCCGGCTCGAATCGGTGACCGTTTCGGGCGCCGGGAACGTGCGGACCGAGAAATTCATCGGCGACGCTCTCACCGTCAAGCTCTCGGGGGCGGGAAACGCGCGCCTCCGGGATGCGAACTTCAAGTCGCTCAACGTGAACGTGAGCGGGGCCGGCACCGCGTCCGCCAGCGGGTCGGCGGAGAAACTGACCCTCCGCATCTCCGGAGCCGGCGACGTCGAAGCGGCCGCTCTCAAGACCGGGACCTCCGACGTGCAGATCTCCGGCGCCGGGAACGCGACCGTTTGGGCGACCGAGGCGCTGAAGGCCCGCGTCTCGGGAGCCGGCGGCATCAAGTACAAGGGAGCCCCGCAAGTCGAGCAGAAGGTGAGCGGGGCCGGAAGCGTTCGCGCGCTGAACGGGTAA
- a CDS encoding DUF933 domain-containing protein codes for MKMGLVGYAGTGKSTVFEWLTGEKPDPAKVQQGQTAMADVPDERLATIASVLKPKKTTYTKVAVLDTPGLMVGEQKDNARRLGVIREANGMVIVLDGFTRTDFAEQLKKFREELLFADLEVVSNRIPKVAAGLKKAKPAKEREADEAELALLQRVVAAFEAGTPASALGLTGDEEKALRSFQLLTLKPEIAFVNRGDSGFNDPLPADLLALEPHAVQAPVKLETELLALSDEDRATFMADLGVTEFRRGPTIRAMFYGVGREVFFTVGEDECRTWSIPKGCEAVEAAGCIHKDLSERFVRVNVIGYDDFVGCHYSEKEAKAKGLNRTEGKTYIVKDADILHILASS; via the coding sequence ATGAAGATGGGCCTCGTCGGGTACGCCGGAACGGGCAAGAGCACGGTGTTCGAGTGGCTCACGGGCGAGAAGCCGGACCCGGCGAAGGTGCAGCAGGGGCAAACGGCGATGGCCGACGTGCCCGACGAGCGGCTCGCCACGATCGCGTCCGTCCTCAAGCCGAAGAAAACGACCTACACCAAAGTCGCGGTCCTGGACACCCCCGGTCTCATGGTGGGTGAGCAGAAGGACAACGCCCGGCGGCTCGGCGTCATCCGCGAAGCGAACGGCATGGTCATCGTGCTCGACGGGTTCACCCGGACCGACTTTGCGGAACAACTGAAGAAGTTCCGCGAGGAGCTGCTGTTCGCGGACCTCGAAGTGGTGTCGAACCGCATCCCCAAGGTGGCGGCGGGGCTGAAGAAGGCGAAGCCGGCCAAGGAGCGCGAGGCGGACGAGGCCGAACTCGCCCTGTTGCAGCGCGTCGTGGCCGCGTTCGAGGCCGGCACCCCGGCGTCGGCGCTGGGGCTGACCGGCGACGAGGAAAAGGCGCTGCGCAGCTTCCAGCTCCTCACGCTCAAGCCGGAGATCGCGTTCGTGAACCGCGGCGACAGCGGCTTCAACGACCCGCTCCCGGCCGACCTGCTCGCGCTCGAACCGCACGCCGTGCAGGCCCCCGTGAAGCTCGAAACCGAACTGCTTGCACTGAGCGACGAGGACCGGGCGACGTTCATGGCGGACCTGGGCGTGACGGAGTTCCGCCGCGGCCCGACCATCCGGGCGATGTTCTACGGCGTGGGCCGCGAGGTGTTCTTCACGGTGGGCGAGGACGAGTGCCGCACGTGGTCGATCCCGAAGGGCTGCGAGGCGGTCGAGGCGGCCGGGTGCATCCACAAGGACCTGAGCGAGCGGTTCGTCCGCGTGAACGTGATCGGGTACGACGACTTCGTGGGCTGCCACTACTCGGAGAAGGAAGCAAAGGCCAAGGGCCTGAACCGCACCGAGGGCAAGACCTACATCGTGAAAGACGCCGATATTCTGCACATCCTGGCGAGTAGCTGA
- a CDS encoding translation initiation factor: MTIPTLSCMAKAKRIIRFQSASAATAGAAAVAFNTAAGRLGLPWTGVTSGDLASAEVLVPLDGPAPADWTGRVEKWAGGDPNDAVNGLIARLLGGSDEPLPPKPASASPPPAPKKVYTVKLGRETAGRKGKGVTVVWELPLNEDELKELATQLKNKCGTGGTAKDGRIEIQGDHRDKIAQELEKLGYKVKRAGG; this comes from the coding sequence ATGACCATACCTACTCTGAGTTGCATGGCGAAAGCGAAACGGATCATCCGGTTCCAGTCCGCGAGCGCGGCGACCGCCGGTGCCGCCGCAGTGGCGTTCAACACGGCGGCCGGTCGGCTCGGTCTGCCCTGGACGGGTGTGACCTCCGGCGATCTCGCGTCGGCGGAAGTTCTGGTTCCGCTCGACGGCCCCGCGCCGGCCGACTGGACCGGTCGCGTGGAGAAGTGGGCCGGGGGCGATCCTAACGACGCGGTGAACGGGCTGATCGCCCGCCTCCTGGGCGGGAGCGACGAGCCGCTCCCGCCAAAGCCGGCGTCCGCGTCCCCGCCACCCGCGCCGAAAAAGGTCTATACGGTCAAGCTGGGCCGCGAGACCGCGGGGCGGAAGGGGAAGGGCGTGACGGTGGTCTGGGAGCTTCCGTTAAACGAGGACGAGCTGAAGGAACTGGCCACGCAGCTCAAGAACAAGTGCGGCACCGGCGGCACCGCGAAGGATGGTCGCATCGAGATCCAGGGCGACCACCGCGACAAGATCGCGCAGGAGCTGGAGAAGCTCGGCTACAAAGTGAAACGCGCCGGGGGGTAG
- a CDS encoding S1C family serine protease, which produces MSRFWQHFITNGETPGEPQDPSPAPHTDHEDVLDAFSRAVVGVADKLRPAVVNLRVGKGMRGGSGSGVLFTPDGFLLTNHHVVQGHDKVRVRLSDGTELGGTVVGNDPWTDLAVVQADGDAFPFATFGDSAKLKVGQLAVAIGSPLGFESTVTAGVVSALGRTLRSVSGHLVDNVIQTDAALNPGNSGGPLVDSRGRVVGINTAVIQPAQGICFAVPINTAKTILPQLLKHGRVIRGYLGLHVRQVPVAPDLRDKFRIEQKSGVELLMLEEDGPAQNAGLWIDDIIVGFGGKPVASVDDLHRALTQLPVGLPAKAAVLREGRLIERAVVPAEYPSPVRG; this is translated from the coding sequence ATGTCACGCTTCTGGCAGCACTTCATCACGAATGGCGAGACGCCCGGCGAACCACAGGACCCGAGCCCGGCGCCGCACACCGATCACGAAGACGTACTCGACGCGTTCTCGCGGGCCGTCGTCGGCGTGGCCGACAAGCTCCGCCCGGCGGTCGTGAACCTCCGCGTCGGGAAGGGCATGCGCGGCGGCAGCGGGTCCGGCGTGCTGTTCACCCCGGACGGCTTCTTGCTCACGAACCACCACGTCGTACAAGGGCACGACAAGGTCCGCGTGCGCCTGAGCGACGGGACCGAGCTGGGCGGTACGGTCGTCGGCAACGACCCGTGGACCGACCTCGCCGTGGTCCAGGCCGATGGCGACGCCTTCCCGTTCGCGACCTTCGGTGACTCCGCGAAGCTCAAGGTGGGGCAGCTCGCGGTCGCCATCGGCAGCCCGCTCGGGTTCGAATCGACCGTGACGGCCGGGGTCGTGTCGGCGCTCGGGCGGACGCTCCGCAGCGTGTCCGGTCACCTGGTCGATAACGTCATCCAGACGGACGCCGCGCTCAACCCCGGCAACTCGGGCGGGCCGCTCGTGGACTCGCGCGGCCGCGTGGTCGGGATCAACACGGCCGTGATCCAGCCGGCGCAAGGCATCTGCTTCGCGGTGCCCATCAACACCGCCAAGACGATCCTGCCGCAACTGCTCAAGCACGGCCGCGTGATCCGCGGGTATCTGGGGCTGCACGTGCGCCAGGTGCCCGTGGCCCCGGACCTCCGCGACAAGTTCCGCATCGAGCAAAAGAGCGGCGTGGAACTGCTGATGCTCGAAGAGGACGGTCCGGCGCAGAACGCCGGGCTGTGGATCGACGACATCATCGTCGGCTTCGGGGGCAAGCCCGTGGCGAGCGTGGACGACCTGCACCGGGCGCTCACGCAACTGCCGGTCGGGCTGCCGGCCAAGGCCGCGGTACTCCGCGAGGGGCGGTTGATCGAGCGCGCGGTCGTGCCCGCGGAGTACCCGAGTCCGGTTCGGGGGTGA
- a CDS encoding RNA recognition motif domain-containing protein, whose protein sequence is MAKKLYVGNISFQTTSDDLVAAFSQYGTVLGAQIVSDRETGRSRGFAFVEMHDGADEAIAALNGAQLSGRTLTVNEAKPREERPRTGGGGGGGYGGGGGGSRGGYGGGGGGGGYGGGGGGGGGRRY, encoded by the coding sequence ATGGCGAAGAAGTTGTACGTCGGTAACATTTCGTTCCAGACCACCAGCGACGACCTGGTCGCGGCGTTCTCCCAGTACGGCACCGTGCTGGGCGCGCAAATCGTCTCCGACCGCGAGACCGGCCGCAGCCGCGGCTTCGCGTTCGTCGAAATGCACGACGGCGCGGACGAGGCGATCGCGGCGCTGAACGGCGCCCAGCTCAGCGGACGGACCCTGACCGTGAACGAGGCCAAGCCCCGCGAAGAGCGCCCCCGCACCGGTGGCGGCGGCGGTGGTGGCTACGGCGGCGGCGGCGGCGGCAGCCGCGGTGGTTACGGTGGTGGCGGCGGCGGTGGTGGCTACGGCGGCGGTGGCGGTGGCGGTGGCGGCCGTCGCTACTAA
- a CDS encoding MBL fold metallo-hydrolase translates to MLKRLSLLAAVGAAFALVVYAAAEKPADEPKQLPIPEMTFNVVKEIAPGVFFRYSSISANDPKIPFGGSNHTWVVFKDYVVVIDANFPKEAADVIADIKKTTKKPIKYVLDTHHHGDHAYGNAVWAKEGAQIVAHKNAARLLKSSGPKQWEDAAKDRADVKNSTLKQPDITFDDEYELKDETQHVVFKHFGHMHTAGDASAYLPKHKILCTGDACVNGAFNYMGHSNSASWIKCLDAMDKLDIDIICPGHGKPARKALLAKEKRYFTELRAAVKKGIDDKKSVADITAGLDLPWYKEWTGVGVVETPMNKDSVKHVYDELMGKIDHDRIGTRSAPIDLGAGPNTALVGK, encoded by the coding sequence ATGCTCAAGCGCCTCTCGCTCCTCGCCGCGGTCGGGGCCGCGTTCGCTCTGGTCGTCTACGCCGCGGCCGAAAAGCCGGCCGACGAGCCGAAGCAACTGCCCATACCGGAAATGACCTTCAACGTCGTGAAGGAGATCGCGCCGGGCGTCTTCTTCCGCTACTCGTCCATCTCCGCCAACGACCCGAAGATCCCGTTCGGCGGCAGCAACCACACCTGGGTGGTGTTCAAGGACTACGTCGTCGTCATCGACGCCAACTTCCCCAAAGAAGCCGCGGACGTGATCGCCGACATCAAGAAGACGACCAAAAAGCCGATCAAGTACGTTCTTGACACGCACCACCACGGCGACCACGCCTACGGCAACGCGGTGTGGGCGAAGGAGGGCGCCCAGATCGTCGCCCACAAGAACGCCGCCCGGCTGCTGAAGTCCAGCGGGCCGAAGCAGTGGGAGGACGCGGCCAAGGACCGCGCGGACGTGAAGAACAGCACGCTCAAGCAGCCCGACATCACCTTCGACGACGAGTACGAGCTGAAGGACGAGACGCAGCACGTCGTGTTCAAGCACTTCGGCCACATGCACACGGCCGGCGACGCCAGCGCGTACCTGCCGAAGCACAAGATCCTCTGCACCGGCGACGCCTGCGTCAACGGCGCGTTCAACTACATGGGCCACTCGAACTCCGCGAGCTGGATCAAGTGCCTCGACGCGATGGACAAGCTCGACATCGACATCATCTGCCCCGGTCACGGGAAACCGGCGCGAAAGGCGCTGCTCGCAAAGGAGAAGCGCTACTTCACCGAACTCCGTGCCGCGGTGAAGAAAGGGATCGACGACAAGAAATCCGTGGCCGACATCACCGCGGGTCTGGACCTTCCGTGGTACAAGGAGTGGACCGGCGTGGGCGTGGTCGAGACGCCGATGAACAAGGACAGCGTCAAGCACGTCTACGACGAACTGATGGGCAAGATCGACCACGACCGCATCGGAACGCGTTCGGCCCCGATCGACCTGGGCGCCGGACCGAACACGGCTCTTGTGGGGAAGTGA
- a CDS encoding IS1595 family transposase: MRGKKGVRHPNPDDPPRRRANKRRGHGNFANDRPPVVGVVSRDTGAIVLEVVERTDQETLIAFVTEHTDDGATVYTDEWSGYARLSAEGRGHATVNHTPGQREWARDDDGDGIREVHDNTLEGLWAALRTFLRPFRGISKHYLHQYVAVFQWAYNKVGVAGMVRTLLGLPLSTPTAS, encoded by the coding sequence ATGCGGGGGAAAAAAGGGGTCCGGCACCCGAACCCGGACGACCCGCCCCGACGCCGGGCCAACAAGCGGCGCGGGCACGGGAACTTCGCCAACGACCGCCCGCCGGTGGTCGGGGTGGTGAGCCGGGACACCGGGGCCATCGTCCTGGAGGTCGTCGAACGAACGGACCAGGAGACCCTGATCGCGTTCGTGACCGAACATACCGATGATGGCGCGACCGTATACACGGATGAGTGGTCGGGGTACGCGCGGCTGTCCGCGGAGGGCCGCGGGCATGCCACGGTGAACCACACCCCGGGCCAACGGGAGTGGGCTCGGGATGACGACGGGGACGGGATCCGCGAGGTCCACGATAACACGCTCGAGGGCCTGTGGGCGGCCCTCCGCACGTTCCTGCGACCGTTCCGCGGGATCAGCAAGCACTACCTCCACCAGTACGTTGCCGTCTTCCAATGGGCATACAACAAGGTCGGCGTTGCGGGCATGGTCCGCACACTACTGGGCCTGCCCCTGTCCACCCCGACGGCCTCATGA